Below is a window of Drosophila miranda strain MSH22 chromosome 3, D.miranda_PacBio2.1, whole genome shotgun sequence DNA.
ccccgcaaaggacgaaaatctggggcatccacaaatctcagagactattaaggctagagtaaccaaatttggtatccgcacttctgttagatctcactataaaacgtatatctcagaatttcgccccacccccttccgcccccacaaaggacgaaaatctgttgcatccacaacattgcacattcgagaaaactaagacgcagaatcatagataatgaccaaaTCTATCAGatggctgaatctggatcagatcggatcatttttgtagccaaaagcaagaaatcagtttgcagtggccacgcagcgcccgacgacaagctcagactgattttctgtctctctctttgtcgtgtggttcaatattagcggcgtctgccgcaggagagccatactgacagtatcgggtataactgtagagttgcggtgtacgcagcaactcacaacgttccccctcgttttatctTTTTTTGCTCAGGAAAATCTAGTTGAACGGAAGCACCATCGATTGGCCCGCTCGGAGCGTTCTGGCATCTCGGATCGGGACGCCAAGCCTACAGCTAGGTATTTGAGATGAATAAGCAGCACTCCTTTCATGCATTTACATTGGAATCCTCCCTTGAATCTCAGCATTCGCGACCAACTGCACACGATCGTGTATCGTTGTCCGCCCACTTATGTGCTGACCAGCGAGGAACAAGATCTGCTGTGGAAGTTTCGCTTTTATCTGTCGTCGCACAAGAAAGCCCTCACAAAGTTCCTCAAGTGCATCAACTGGAAACTGGAGGATGAGGTGATGCAGGCCCTCTGGATGCTGGCTAATTGGGCCCCAATGGACGTGGAGGATGCCCTCGAGCTGCTGAGTCCAACTTTCACGCACCCGCAGGTGCGGAAGTATGCCATCAGTCGTCTGGCCCAAGCACCCGACGAGGATCTGCTGCTGTATCTGCTGCAGCTGGTGCAGGCCCTCAAGTACGAGGATCCCCGCAACATTGTCCATCTGCACAGCTGCATTTTCCCCGAGCGGGATGTGGCACGGTCCATGCTGGACGAGAACGGCTCTCTAATGGACCAGAGCACCATCTCGGATCTCAGTGGCACTAGCAGTGCCCTCCACTCTTCGGTTATACCCGCCAATCAGCGGGCCGCAAGCGCACTGGCCGCCATCAAGGGTGACATCTCAATCAGTCCTGGCTTGGGCGCTGGTCCGTCTAGCAGTTCGGTGCAAGGACTGGCAGTGGGACTGGGTCTGGGATCGGCACCGGGGCCCAGCAAGGCCAGTACTCCAACTCCGGTTACGCCAGCACGGGGCGATGCAAATGCCGCCTCGCTTGTCTCCGACTCAAATTCCAACACTCTGATGCTGGCCGAGGGCATCAGCTTTGGCAGCGTGCCAAGTAATCTCTGCACATTCCTCATCCAGCGCGCCTGCAGCAATTCCACGCTGGCCAACTACTTCTACTGGTACTTGTCCATCGAGGTGGAGGAGGTGGAATCGGTGCGGAAGCAGGACGAGCGCGCCCACGACATGTACGCCATGGTTCTGAAGATGTTTCTCAAGGTGCTGGAGAATGGTAGGTGATCCATCAAATCCATCAGTTCAGGGGATAACCCCATATAATTGGGGAAATGTTTTCTAATATTCAAGGCAACTTCAACCTGAGGGGCATCTTCTATAATCTGCGGAAGCAGCGTCGCTTCATCGATGAGCTGGTGAAGCTAGTTAAACAGGTGGCCAAGGAGCCTGGGAATCGCAACAAGAAGACGGAGAAATTCCAGAAGCTGCTCGCCGAGCAGGACATGTTCAAGATGAACTTTACCAACTTTGAGCCGATACCATTTCCCCTGGACCCAGAGATCTACATCACAAAGATTGTGCCCATGCGCACATCCCTCTTCAAGAGCGCCCTAATGCCGGCCAAGTAAGAGGCGGCTTCCCTCGATACAAAGAATCGATGGCTTAAATTtattcttttatttcttggacAGGCTCACGTTCGTGACATCGATTGCCCAGCACGAGTATGTGGCCATTTTCAAGCACGGCGATGATCTGCGCCAGGATCAGCTCATTCTGCAGATGATAACGCTGATGGACAAGCTGTTGCGGCGCGAGAATCTGGACCTCAAGCTCACGCCGTACAAGGTGCTGGCCACCAGCTCCAAGCACGGCTTCCTCCAGTACGTCGAGTCGTGCACCGTGGCAGAGGTTCTGGCCCGCGAGGGCAACATCCACAACTTCTTTCGGCGACACAATCCCTGCGACAATGGTCCCTACGGCATATCCGCGGAGGTCATGGACACCTACATCAAGAGCTGTGCCGGTTATTGTGTCATCACCTACTTGTTGGGTAAGATTTTCTACATGTTCTCCCCATTCAGCTGCATTCCGCTTACGCTTTCGATCTGTCTGTAGGTGTGGGTGATCGGCATTTGGACAACCTTCTGCTGACCACCAATGGCAAGCTATTCCACATCGATTTCGGTTACATTCTGGGACGCGATCCCAAGCCCATGCCGCCGCCCATGAAGCTGAGCAAGGAAATGGTCGAGGCCATGGGCGGTGTCAGTTCCGATCATCATCATGAATTCCGAAAGCAATGCTATACTGCGTATTTGCATCTGCGAAGGCATGCCAACGTCATGCTCAATCTCTTTTCGCTGATGGTAGATGCCACGGTGCCGGATATTGCCCTCGAGCCGGACAAGGCGGTCAAGAAGGTGGAGGAGAACCTCCAGCTGGGCCTCACCGACGAGGAGGCCGTTCAGCATCTCCAAAGTTTGCTCGACATATCCATTACGGCAGTTATGCCGGCACTCGTCGAGCAGATCCACAGATTCACCCAGTACTGGCGCAAGTAGAGGGGCCgccatatacatacatatgtgtatcgTTAGTATTGCTCTAGCCAATGCAGTAGATCGCAGTAGGTCTGTAGATCTCGATTTTAATGTATCTGAATGTACTATATATCTGCTTTGTCCTGTCCCGATAGAATCTTCTGTTTGATTGCACGTGGGGGAAGGGGGTCTGAAGATGCGTTCAAAGAAGCCCGTGTGGCTGCTGTTCAAGGTGCTCGAACTGGTGCTgagcttttgctgctgctacATTCACTGGCGTTGCTTCCAGGACGAAGGCATACCGCACATATTCCTGCTGTGCGCCTCCTACGGCGGCTCCTCCATCATCTGCCTGCTGGCCATCATCGGGATGTTCTATGCCGAGAAGCCGACAATGCAGCTGGAGTCCGCCTTCAGCGGGCTCTTTGGAACCCTGCATCTAGTCACCATCTTTGTTCACATGTATCTGGCGCTGCACGGCAACAAGCTGCTGTACCTGAAGAGTCAGGGGGCGAACTGGCATGGCTACTATATCTGCTGCCGGGACAATGCAACGGTGGCGCTGTACGCAACTGCCGTTTACTACCTACATTGCACCTTTGCTCTGGACCTGATGCTGACACACAGGAGGACCAAGTTTGTGGAGTGCCCGGACGGGACTGTGCGGAAACAGCCGAAGCATCCGCGGCGCAGCATGCGTCCGCTCAAGCTCTATTTCATCAGTAAAGGCGTTGACAACTATCTGAATCGCTTCCGTTGGTTTCACCTGCTCACGGCCAACATGCTGATGAGCACTCAGCCATCCCAGAAGACGCTGGATGTGTCCTCCAATTCAAACGAGGCATTTGAATTGACACCGCAACTGAATATTAACTGATGTGTTCTACTAGTTTTATTTGCCAGAAATtacatttttaaatttataacGGCGGTTATCGTGCACCCCTGGCTGCAATCAGCTGTTTTTGGCCCTACTACAACACTAGTCTTCTGAACCGCGCACTTTGACAGCtgttcgttttgattcttgcggTATTTTGAAGTTTCGCCGTTGTTGTAAATGTGCCGGTTCTGTAAATTGCAACTGAAATTGTGGCTCCTTCTGGGAAACTCCAACTTCAACTCCAACTTCAATggtgatggcgatggcgaGCGGTGCGGTAAGTCAACTCTTCTctgttttttatatttttgttcaAATGCATTGCTGGAAATTTCCGTCTGCAAAGTTTCCTGATTTTCATAGTTCAATGCGTGGTTTTGTGCCCCCGGACGATGGGGGCATATGGCCCcagcaatggcaatggcaatggcaacttttagagcagagcagagcatgtggtgtgtgtgtgtgtgcgtatgcTGGCTGCTTGTGACTGCTTTTGTGCCTGTGCTGTGCCCCTGCTTAGTTAGTGGCAGGTACTCAAATCAAAAGTTTTTGCTAAAAGTTAGCCGGGCCCACTAAAGTTTCAGGCAGACGCACCGCAAAAATTTCGCTTTGCCATGGCTCTCGGCCAGCTGCAGTCCCACTCCCACCCCCACtcacatgcatacatatacaccCTCACGCTCACTTAGTCTCAGGCGGCCAACTAAGTTAGACATGGCAAAACTTGGCACAgccgcctctgcctctgcggCCGACTCATACTAATTTGTAAATTGGGCGCGTAGTAAATGCTCTTATCGGAACCAAACGACGCGCGCTCTTCCCTTATGTCCCCTCTTTATAGTGGGCCCATTGCAAGGTCTATTAAATGTGGGGTTGGGCAGTCGCTCTTTTGAGGGCGAATGTTTCTCGCCTTCTTTGTGTCACACCATCATATGCATAGATATGCAAATGTACAGATTGAATCCAGGACTCACCTTCCATGTAATATACCTTGGGACATTGCGGCTCAGCCCGTGTGTGAGTGAgcgagtgagtgagtgagtcaCCCACTGCACTCAAACTTTGCTTTTGTTATTGTCTGCGgctatggctgtggctgcAAGCCAGAGACCAAGCCCTCGcagctctccctctcttctCCCCGAACCGCCCCGTTGCCATCGTCCTGGATGGGGCAAATGCAGCACGTGTTCATTTTCGTGCAAAAGTCTGCTGGAATTCCAAGTTGGAGTGAAGTTATGTGcgctttttgttttgttttggtgTGGTGGCTGGCGCTGACACTTGCGCGTGTATTGGAACGTGAGTGTGCCTCTGGAAGATTCATTTTCTATGTAGATCAGAAAATGTTTGGTTTAGTTGGCAGCTAAATTTCACAACGTGCAGTTTTGTAGTGGTTGTTATATATACACCCATATACGTATACGAACTATATGGAATGTGAGTGCCATTACAGTAATAGTTTTGCCGGCTGCGATAAAAAACAACGCTAATTTCTGCGGAGTAGCGTAGAGCCGCCGCCCTCAAAGATGATTGAGTGATTGAGATTAACGGTAAGTGAAGATGCAGATTAAACAGCAGCAGATAAAGCGAGACAGCTAAACACGGGAAGCTTTTTACTCGTGGTGTGTAATGGGAAAGAAGAAGGCTAGTCCTGAAAACAGAAGAACCGTTGTTTAAGAACATCAGCTGGCAAGCTCATCAGTGTGCAtctctcgttctctctctctccctctctctctcttcatcAGCCACTTTCTATTTCAAGTAGTTCTCGAGAACCGTGCTAGCAAACTCAAGACTGATTTCATAATCATCGTATTGGGGTAACTGTAATTTAAACCTTACCGCTGACTTCCTATATGCTCTCGGTTTTAACTAGAACTTTGGAGTAATCGTGCAGTTatgtatttgttgttgtttctacaCAGTTGAGAACCAAACTCCCGAAACGAAGGTTCCCATAGTCACACTCCCTGCCTACCTCCCTCCCTTCCCGCTTTCCGTTCCTCTTTGCTGGTCTTGGGCGAAAACAAACCCAAAAACGTCATGTACGTGCCGCTTGTGCAGCTCAATAGATCTTCGGGGTAATCAGTTTACGCTGACGTCGTTTTGCTTACCACTTCCCCCGCTCCCACTTGCCAACCaaccatacatacatatatgtatgtagtatgtatgtatgtattcatATTCCAAATCCAAGTGCAAGTCGTGTTTCTACATGCGAAACTCTATGTAAACCGAAATGCTTCTTATATACTCTTTCAGAGAGTATTATGATATTAAGCAGATATTTGCAAACTcataataaatatacatacatatgtatatatatatttatttgttttatttttcaaGTAATAACTTTTCACCTCTAGATCTACCAACCAAACTCCAAAGATCTCTATCTGTTAGGGTATCCAAAGTCTCGGCATTCGAAGGTACCCATTTTCTTCTGTGttattttttcaattttatttctgctgctactgctgctgtcgcCATAGTGGTTGGTGTTGTTCGTTTTTCATGAACCGATACTAACTCGAGTGCTACTATTTCAGTTGGTTACTAAACATTTAGTGCTCCCCCCTCCAGCAGCCAACCGCCCGCCTTGGGCGAGCAGCGGGCTGACTAAGCGAACTGTCGCGTCATATTAACCATATTGTGGGACCCGCCGAAACGGTGGCTTTTGCATattgcctgcctgcctgtccATGCCCCACAATCAGCACCCTCTCCACCTTCCCCCCTTGGTGGAGCACCCGCATCTGTTGCCTGCATTTGCtccatttgtttgtttgtgttgAGAGCgcttatgtgtgtgtgtgtgtgttgtgctgttgttgttcttgttgcccACAACGTGATAAAAACTTTAAACATTGAATTGTGAGACTTCGTCACTTGGTTGTAAATTGAAATAAGACTACCTTACTCTGTCCCTCTTTCCTGAGCACCGTCGGTCTCTCTGTCTCAACCGTTAAATGAAATGAGAAGCAagagaaaatacaaaaaaaagaaatgtaTTGCAATTGTCAGCAAATTTCCTTCAAAGGCGagaacaaaacaacaacagaagcagcaTCAGCGAATTCGAAGAAGAAGAACAAGTGTAGCGAGGGCTGAAAATAAGGAAGAGGAATCAGAAGCTTAGGATATAGTAGCAGTATTAGTAGGTACAGTAGAGCAGAAAATGAGGAGGCAGGCAATTTTTAGGGTATGTGAAATCTTTCCTAATCTGCTATTGTACGATCATCCCTGTGAAaatggttttgttttttatacgTATGTATTTCCACGTTGACGTCGGTTTTGCTAAAAACGGTCGGTAGACAGCTGAAGCTTAACGTTTTATGATTTAAAATGCATACATAGATaaacacatatgtacac
It encodes the following:
- the LOC117187829 gene encoding uncharacterized protein LOC117187829, coding for MRSKKPVWLLFKVLELVLSFCCCYIHWRCFQDEGIPHIFLLCASYGGSSIICLLAIIGMFYAEKPTMQLESAFSGLFGTLHLVTIFVHMYLALHGNKLLYLKSQGANWHGYYICCRDNATVALYATAVYYLHCTFALDLMLTHRRTKFVECPDGTVRKQPKHPRRSMRPLKLYFISKGVDNYLNRFRWFHLLTANMLMSTQPSQKTLDVSSNSNEAFELTPQLNIN
- the LOC108158712 gene encoding phosphatidylinositol 3-kinase catalytic subunit type 3, encoding MDQPDDNFRYIHSSALHERVQIKVGTLEGKKRQPDYEKLLEDPILRFSGLYSEEYPSFQVRLQVYNNGRPYCLPVYSSYKAFGKRWSWNEWVSLPLQFSDLPRNAMLVLTILDCSGAGQTTVIGGTAISVFGKDGMFRQGMYDLRVWLGVEGDGSFPSKTPGKGKESSKSQMQRLGKLAKKHRNGQVQKVDWLDRLTFREIEVINEREKRMSDYMFLMIEFPAVIVDDMYNYSVVYFEPEGDIKYKLPAKPKLVSVPDSEIQMENLVERKHHRLARSERSGISDRDAKPTASIRDQLHTIVYRCPPTYVLTSEEQDLLWKFRFYLSSHKKALTKFLKCINWKLEDEVMQALWMLANWAPMDVEDALELLSPTFTHPQVRKYAISRLAQAPDEDLLLYLLQLVQALKYEDPRNIVHLHSCIFPERDVARSMLDENGSLMDQSTISDLSGTSSALHSSVIPANQRAASALAAIKGDISISPGLGAGPSSSSVQGLAVGLGLGSAPGPSKASTPTPVTPARGDANAASLVSDSNSNTLMLAEGISFGSVPSNLCTFLIQRACSNSTLANYFYWYLSIEVEEVESVRKQDERAHDMYAMVLKMFLKVLENGNFNLRGIFYNLRKQRRFIDELVKLVKQVAKEPGNRNKKTEKFQKLLAEQDMFKMNFTNFEPIPFPLDPEIYITKIVPMRTSLFKSALMPAKLTFVTSIAQHEYVAIFKHGDDLRQDQLILQMITLMDKLLRRENLDLKLTPYKVLATSSKHGFLQYVESCTVAEVLAREGNIHNFFRRHNPCDNGPYGISAEVMDTYIKSCAGYCVITYLLGVGDRHLDNLLLTTNGKLFHIDFGYILGRDPKPMPPPMKLSKEMVEAMGGVSSDHHHEFRKQCYTAYLHLRRHANVMLNLFSLMVDATVPDIALEPDKAVKKVEENLQLGLTDEEAVQHLQSLLDISITAVMPALVEQIHRFTQYWRK